The Flavobacterium commune genome contains a region encoding:
- a CDS encoding glycoside hydrolase family 78 protein, translated as MKKFFLHFTLIITLLTYSAQAQNKISVTNLQCEMLNNPEGIDVLKPRLSWQIKSDVNDVKQTAYQILVASTLENLNANQADLWDSGKVTSDNSVNVVYNGKKLGDRQNAFWKVIAFTNKGEIKSTDKAHFSIGILTYADWKSTRWIGYEKLSKDDSVSQYSRLSARYLRKEIDVKKQVKSAKVYIMGMGLYELYINGNKIGDQVLAPVPTDYTKNVKYNVFDVTSQLKEGKNMLGTILGNGRFFAMRQDYKPYKIKSFGFPKMALQLFVEYTDGTNEVIRTDDTWKLTTDGPILSNNEYDGEEYDARKEMKGWNTTNFDDKNWVNARYVQEPGGFYEAQMTPNMKIMREVKPISIKATANGTYILDMGQNMVGWLQLKVKGKSGDQITMKFAESLQADGLLYIANLRDAKTTDVYTLKGEGEEIWEPRFIFHGFRFVEISGFLTKPTLDNFVGKVVYDDMKTTGTFESSDATMNQIFKNAWWGISGNYKGMPIDCPQRNERQPWLGDRTTGAYGESFLFNNQTLYAKWLDDIKYSQTQDGGLPDVAPAFWRYYGDNVTWPGTYITVGDMLYQQFGDAEVIKKQYPYMKKWMVYMEENYLQNDLMDKDKYGDWCVPPESLELIRSKDPARLTDGELISSAFYYQLLGIMKKFAKIANADADIAHYGDLETRIKKAFNAKFFNVDKNTYANNTVTANLLPLAFGIVPENVKDKVFQNMAHEVEVTKNGHISTGVIGTQFLMRTLTNFGRGDLAYKLASNKTYPSWGFMVENGATTIWELWNGNTADPSMNSQNHVMLLGDLLIWYYENMAGIKSNPETPGFKQIIMKPDFNAGLTFVNASYESIYGLIKSDWKKNKNTLEWKITIPANSSALVYLPTANASDVKVNKQKVDKNSKIEKNKMVLELPSGTYQLNVNNIKQ; from the coding sequence ATGAAAAAGTTTTTTTTACATTTTACATTAATCATTACACTTTTGACTTATTCGGCGCAAGCCCAAAATAAAATCAGCGTAACCAATCTGCAGTGCGAAATGCTGAACAATCCGGAAGGGATTGATGTTTTAAAACCTCGTTTGAGCTGGCAGATAAAGTCGGATGTAAACGATGTAAAGCAAACGGCCTATCAAATTCTTGTGGCTTCGACTTTAGAAAACCTGAATGCAAACCAAGCCGATTTGTGGGATAGTGGAAAAGTAACAAGCGATAATTCGGTTAATGTTGTTTACAACGGGAAAAAGCTGGGAGACCGACAAAATGCGTTTTGGAAAGTAATTGCTTTTACCAATAAAGGCGAAATAAAATCTACAGATAAGGCTCATTTTAGTATTGGGATTTTAACTTATGCCGACTGGAAATCGACTCGCTGGATTGGCTATGAAAAATTATCGAAAGATGATAGCGTTTCTCAATATTCGAGATTGTCTGCGCGTTATTTGCGAAAAGAAATTGATGTAAAAAAACAAGTCAAATCTGCCAAAGTTTATATTATGGGGATGGGCTTGTATGAGCTGTACATTAACGGAAATAAAATTGGCGACCAAGTTTTGGCACCCGTTCCGACGGATTACACAAAAAACGTAAAATACAATGTTTTTGATGTGACTTCGCAATTGAAAGAAGGTAAGAATATGCTGGGAACGATTTTAGGGAACGGACGTTTTTTTGCGATGCGTCAGGATTACAAACCGTATAAAATCAAATCATTTGGATTCCCAAAGATGGCTTTGCAATTGTTTGTCGAATATACTGATGGAACTAATGAAGTTATTCGAACAGACGATACCTGGAAACTAACTACGGACGGACCGATTTTATCCAACAACGAATATGACGGTGAAGAATACGATGCCCGCAAGGAAATGAAAGGTTGGAACACTACCAATTTTGACGATAAAAACTGGGTTAATGCCAGATATGTTCAGGAACCGGGTGGTTTTTATGAAGCGCAAATGACGCCGAATATGAAAATAATGCGTGAAGTGAAACCGATTTCGATTAAGGCTACTGCCAATGGAACGTATATTCTCGATATGGGACAGAATATGGTGGGTTGGCTGCAACTGAAAGTGAAAGGAAAAAGCGGTGACCAAATCACGATGAAATTTGCCGAATCGTTGCAGGCTGATGGTTTGCTGTACATTGCCAATTTGCGTGATGCGAAAACGACTGATGTTTATACTTTGAAAGGTGAAGGCGAAGAAATCTGGGAACCTCGTTTTATATTTCACGGTTTTCGATTTGTAGAAATTTCGGGTTTTCTGACTAAACCAACATTGGATAATTTCGTTGGAAAAGTGGTTTATGACGATATGAAAACAACGGGAACATTCGAATCTTCGGATGCGACTATGAACCAGATTTTCAAAAATGCCTGGTGGGGAATCAGCGGAAATTACAAAGGAATGCCAATCGATTGTCCACAAAGAAACGAGCGTCAGCCTTGGCTGGGCGACCGAACAACGGGTGCTTATGGTGAAAGTTTTTTATTCAACAACCAGACTTTGTATGCTAAATGGTTAGACGATATCAAATATTCCCAAACTCAGGACGGAGGATTGCCGGATGTGGCGCCGGCATTTTGGCGTTATTATGGTGATAATGTGACCTGGCCGGGAACGTACATCACTGTGGGTGATATGCTGTACCAGCAATTTGGTGATGCGGAAGTGATTAAAAAACAATATCCATACATGAAAAAATGGATGGTGTATATGGAGGAAAATTATCTGCAAAATGATTTGATGGATAAGGACAAATACGGTGACTGGTGTGTTCCGCCGGAATCGCTGGAATTGATTCGTTCCAAAGATCCTGCCCGTTTAACGGATGGCGAATTGATTTCGAGTGCGTTTTATTATCAGCTTTTGGGGATAATGAAAAAGTTTGCCAAAATAGCAAATGCTGATGCCGATATTGCCCATTATGGTGATTTAGAAACAAGAATTAAAAAAGCATTCAACGCTAAGTTTTTTAATGTTGACAAAAATACTTACGCTAATAATACGGTTACAGCTAATCTCTTGCCTTTAGCTTTCGGAATAGTTCCGGAAAATGTAAAAGACAAAGTATTCCAAAATATGGCTCACGAAGTGGAGGTGACTAAAAACGGTCATATCAGCACAGGTGTGATTGGAACACAATTTTTGATGCGAACACTGACAAACTTCGGAAGAGGAGATTTGGCTTATAAACTGGCTTCGAACAAAACCTATCCAAGTTGGGGCTTTATGGTCGAAAACGGAGCGACTACCATTTGGGAATTATGGAACGGAAATACTGCTGACCCATCCATGAATTCACAAAACCACGTGATGCTTTTGGGAGACTTACTGATTTGGTATTACGAAAATATGGCGGGAATCAAGAGCAATCCTGAAACTCCGGGCTTCAAGCAAATCATTATGAAACCGGATTTCAATGCAGGATTGACTTTTGTAAACGCGTCTTATGAATCCATTTACGGACTGATTAAAAGTGACTGGAAGAAAAACAAAAACACTTTAGAATGGAAAATTACCATTCCGGCCAATTCATCGGCATTGGTGTATTTGCCAACAGCGAATGCTTCTGATGTAAAAGTGAATAAACAAAAGGTGGATAAAAATTCTAAAATAGAAAAGAATAAAATGGTTCTTGAATTGCCTTCGGGAACTTACCAACTCAATGTAAATAATATAAAACAATAA
- a CDS encoding sialidase family protein → MKTLKTSLLVLTVILFASCKSALEKKTWKEGILVDQFIYDKAPYPSCHAVTIVEATNGDLVSSWFGGTHERHPDVCIYVAIKPKGSDKWNEGVKVADGVMPDGTRFPTWNPVLYQIPGGDLMLFYKIGPKPSEWWGVYRTSSDGGKTWSDKIDMPSKDFLGPIKNKPVLLSNGTLLLPSSTEGNGWHLRMESTPDFGKTWVMGDTISRGKQKINAIQPSILFHKDGSIQAIGRTKNRAIFSTFSKDNGKTWTDVELIGLPNNNSGTDAVTLKNGKHLLVYNHVLPPGTEAKGPRTPLNVSISDDGINWKAALVLEDSNISQYSYPSMIQSKDGMVHIVYTWRRQKLKYVKVDPKKLKALPINNGIWPGEENKVVKAVKAEEE, encoded by the coding sequence ATGAAAACCTTAAAAACAAGCCTTCTCGTTTTAACCGTAATACTTTTTGCAAGTTGTAAATCGGCTTTGGAAAAAAAGACATGGAAAGAGGGGATTTTAGTAGATCAGTTTATATACGATAAAGCACCTTATCCTTCTTGCCATGCCGTAACAATTGTAGAAGCAACTAATGGAGATTTAGTTTCGTCTTGGTTTGGTGGTACGCACGAAAGACATCCTGATGTTTGTATTTATGTAGCTATAAAACCTAAGGGAAGTGATAAGTGGAATGAAGGTGTTAAAGTTGCCGATGGAGTAATGCCTGATGGAACAAGATTTCCAACCTGGAATCCTGTTTTGTACCAAATTCCGGGAGGTGATTTGATGTTGTTTTATAAAATAGGACCAAAACCATCTGAGTGGTGGGGAGTTTACAGAACTTCTTCTGACGGAGGAAAAACCTGGTCTGACAAGATTGATATGCCGAGTAAAGATTTTTTGGGGCCAATCAAAAACAAACCAGTTTTGTTGAGTAACGGAACATTATTATTGCCTTCAAGCACCGAAGGAAATGGCTGGCATTTGCGTATGGAATCAACTCCTGATTTTGGAAAAACATGGGTAATGGGAGATACCATTTCAAGAGGAAAGCAAAAAATCAATGCCATTCAGCCAAGTATTTTGTTTCATAAAGATGGAAGCATTCAGGCAATTGGAAGAACTAAAAACAGAGCTATTTTCAGTACTTTTTCTAAAGACAACGGAAAAACATGGACTGATGTAGAATTAATTGGTTTACCCAATAACAACTCAGGAACCGATGCTGTGACTTTGAAAAATGGAAAACATTTATTGGTTTACAATCACGTTTTGCCTCCAGGAACAGAAGCTAAAGGACCTAGAACACCGTTGAATGTTTCTATTTCTGATGATGGAATCAACTGGAAAGCAGCATTGGTTTTAGAAGATTCGAATATTAGTCAATATTCCTATCCTTCGATGATACAGAGTAAAGACGGAATGGTGCATATTGTTTACACCTGGAGACGTCAAAAATTGAAATACGTAAAAGTAGATCCTAAAAAATTAAAAGCTTTACCAATTAACAATGGTATTTGGCCTGGAGAAGAAAATAAAGTGGTCAAAGCTGTTAAAGCGGAAGAAGAATAA
- a CDS encoding sugar phosphate isomerase/epimerase family protein, giving the protein MKLTYLKRNSLIIVLAVLSSTFNNIAFAQTSKNQRYKVAVCDWMILKRQKLGSFQLASEIKADGIELDMGGLGNRETFDSKLADPVEVKKFKDKSKEFNVGISSIAMSGFYGQSFAKRETVKRMVKDCIDAMKTMNVKVAYLPLGTQCDLKKFPELRPIIIERLQWAGKQVAKIGGVIAIETSLDATAEKKLLKDIGCKSIKSSFNFSNAIENKKDISAELKILGKKYLAQIHASNTDGFWLQNDKAIDMHKIKSTLDKMNWKGWLIVERSRDTTDVHNVKANYGANVAYLKKIFQN; this is encoded by the coding sequence ATGAAATTAACTTATTTAAAAAGAAATTCACTTATTATAGTTCTTGCTGTTTTGAGTAGTACGTTTAATAATATTGCATTTGCTCAAACCTCAAAAAATCAACGTTACAAAGTGGCAGTTTGCGACTGGATGATCTTAAAAAGACAAAAGCTAGGTTCATTTCAGTTGGCGAGTGAAATTAAAGCAGATGGAATCGAACTAGACATGGGCGGTTTGGGCAATCGTGAAACTTTTGATAGTAAACTGGCTGACCCTGTTGAGGTGAAAAAATTCAAGGATAAGTCCAAAGAATTTAATGTTGGGATTTCATCCATTGCTATGTCTGGATTTTACGGACAATCTTTTGCAAAAAGAGAAACCGTAAAAAGAATGGTTAAGGATTGTATTGATGCCATGAAAACTATGAATGTAAAAGTGGCTTATTTGCCATTAGGAACACAATGTGATTTGAAAAAATTCCCAGAATTGCGTCCAATTATTATTGAACGTTTGCAATGGGCTGGCAAACAAGTAGCTAAAATAGGAGGAGTAATCGCTATCGAAACTTCACTAGATGCTACTGCAGAGAAAAAATTACTAAAAGATATTGGTTGTAAAAGCATCAAGAGTTCATTCAATTTTTCGAATGCTATCGAAAATAAAAAGGATATCTCGGCTGAGCTTAAAATTTTAGGAAAAAAATACTTAGCCCAAATTCATGCTTCCAATACCGATGGTTTTTGGTTGCAAAATGACAAAGCCATTGATATGCATAAAATCAAGTCGACTTTAGATAAGATGAACTGGAAAGGCTGGCTTATTGTGGAACGTTCCCGTGATACTACGGATGTACATAATGTAAAAGCCAATTACGGAGCGAATGTCGCTTACTTGAAGAAAATTTTTCAGAATTAA
- a CDS encoding alpha-d-galacturonidase, whose protein sequence is MKYLSLLFLALCVTFASAQNVTIVRDANAPRAQFGAEKLSEIATAKGFKVVFADKAPKKSKDKVIIIGEKGTDFWKQNSKNAKIDDSQLTKKEGFQISTQKNIIYIEGTDASGALYGALELANRIKEEGKIPSEIAIQDSPEMVLRGTCIGMQKTTYLEGRGVYEYPYTPESFPWFYDKALWIKYLDMMVENRMNSLYLWNGHPFASLVKLKEYPFAVEVSDETFKKNEEVFKFLTEEANKRGIWVIQMFYNIILSKPFADHYNLKTQERERVITPLIADYTKKSITAFIEKYPNVGLLVCLGEAMNTVEDDVNWFTNTILPGVQDGLKALGKTEEPPIILRSHDTDAPAVMAKALPLYKNLYTMSKYTGESLTTYTPGGPWGETHKQLSSLGSIHIENVHILANLEPFRYGSPDFIQKTVKAMHNIHGANALHLYPQASYWDWPYTADKTKTGERLMEMDRDWIWYKAWARYAWDSKRDRTQEIGYWDNQFAKKYGTDSEAGKNILEAYEQIGEIAPKTLRRFGITEGNRQTLLLGMFESQLVNPAKWRVYPGFHESCGPVGELLLEYAKKEWNKQPHIGETPTQIIKEIVQHGKIAVEAIDKATLSVTKEKDEFNRLKNDVYCYNAFANCFSEKVEAALLVLRYSYSNDIADLDKAVPHLEKSLEYFEELVKLTKDTYLYANSMQTAQRRIPIGGDDGNNKTWAELLPHYERELANLKRNISLLKDAKNGKVKQKTVTPWKTASVTMLSPKSNSYAVKEGTKVYGTPISELIKVAPELKNLKGISFVEDQQNTEGTTLKFKNDTPVKLVVGYFNSDQKRFLLPPSLETNAAGNEMGEAEVILANAMNLKELPRVNIHTYTFKAGENQLNLGKGRVLILGFIDANQKIEPRDVGFIDAGEKEAVDWLFY, encoded by the coding sequence ATGAAATATTTAAGCTTACTTTTTTTAGCACTTTGTGTTACTTTTGCATCAGCGCAAAATGTTACCATTGTTCGTGATGCCAATGCACCAAGAGCACAATTTGGTGCCGAAAAATTATCAGAAATAGCAACAGCAAAAGGATTCAAAGTAGTTTTTGCTGATAAAGCACCTAAAAAATCAAAAGATAAAGTAATTATCATTGGCGAAAAAGGAACTGATTTTTGGAAACAAAATTCTAAAAATGCTAAAATTGATGATAGTCAATTAACCAAGAAAGAAGGTTTTCAAATTAGTACTCAAAAGAACATAATTTACATTGAAGGTACTGATGCTTCTGGTGCTTTGTATGGCGCTTTAGAATTAGCCAATCGCATTAAAGAAGAAGGCAAAATCCCATCGGAAATAGCCATTCAGGACAGCCCGGAAATGGTATTGAGAGGAACTTGTATTGGGATGCAAAAAACCACTTATCTTGAAGGTCGTGGCGTTTATGAATATCCGTATACTCCGGAATCTTTTCCTTGGTTTTATGATAAAGCCCTTTGGATAAAATACCTGGATATGATGGTCGAAAACCGTATGAATTCTTTGTATTTGTGGAACGGACATCCATTTGCTTCTTTGGTAAAACTAAAAGAGTATCCATTTGCGGTTGAGGTTAGTGACGAAACTTTTAAGAAAAATGAAGAAGTCTTCAAATTCCTAACTGAAGAAGCTAATAAAAGAGGAATCTGGGTGATTCAGATGTTTTATAACATTATTCTTTCTAAGCCTTTTGCGGATCATTATAATCTTAAAACTCAGGAAAGAGAACGTGTTATTACGCCATTGATTGCCGATTATACTAAAAAATCAATCACTGCATTTATTGAAAAATACCCAAATGTTGGTCTATTAGTTTGTTTAGGAGAAGCAATGAATACGGTTGAAGATGATGTGAATTGGTTTACCAATACAATTCTTCCAGGTGTTCAGGATGGTTTGAAAGCCTTAGGAAAAACCGAAGAACCGCCTATTATCCTACGTTCACACGATACAGATGCTCCAGCGGTAATGGCGAAAGCTTTGCCATTGTATAAAAACTTATACACCATGAGTAAGTATACTGGGGAATCGTTGACTACTTATACACCAGGCGGACCTTGGGGAGAAACTCACAAACAATTGAGTTCTTTAGGATCAATTCATATTGAAAATGTGCATATTTTGGCAAATTTGGAGCCTTTTAGATATGGTTCTCCAGATTTTATCCAAAAAACAGTAAAAGCAATGCATAATATTCATGGAGCAAATGCACTGCATTTGTATCCTCAGGCATCATATTGGGACTGGCCTTATACAGCTGATAAAACCAAAACGGGAGAACGATTAATGGAAATGGATCGGGACTGGATTTGGTACAAAGCCTGGGCAAGATACGCCTGGGACAGTAAAAGAGACCGTACTCAGGAAATTGGTTACTGGGACAATCAATTTGCTAAAAAATATGGAACAGATTCAGAAGCAGGAAAGAATATCTTAGAAGCTTATGAACAAATAGGCGAAATTGCTCCTAAAACCTTAAGACGTTTCGGAATTACCGAAGGAAACCGTCAGACTTTATTGTTAGGAATGTTCGAAAGCCAATTGGTTAATCCGGCTAAATGGCGTGTTTATCCGGGATTCCATGAGTCTTGTGGACCTGTAGGCGAATTGCTTCTGGAATATGCTAAAAAAGAATGGAATAAACAGCCGCATATTGGTGAAACACCAACGCAGATTATCAAAGAAATTGTACAACACGGAAAAATAGCTGTCGAAGCCATTGACAAAGCGACTCTTTCGGTTACTAAGGAAAAAGACGAATTTAATCGTTTGAAAAATGATGTCTATTGCTACAATGCATTCGCAAATTGTTTTTCTGAAAAAGTTGAGGCGGCTTTGTTAGTTTTAAGATACAGTTATTCTAATGATATTGCCGATTTAGATAAAGCCGTTCCGCATTTAGAAAAATCGTTGGAGTACTTTGAAGAGTTGGTGAAATTGACAAAAGATACTTATTTGTATGCTAATAGTATGCAAACTGCTCAACGTAGAATTCCTATTGGAGGTGATGACGGGAACAACAAAACCTGGGCTGAATTGTTACCGCATTACGAGCGTGAACTTGCTAATTTAAAAAGAAATATTAGTCTTTTAAAAGATGCTAAAAACGGAAAAGTAAAACAAAAAACAGTTACGCCTTGGAAAACGGCTAGTGTTACTATGTTAAGTCCAAAATCAAATTCTTACGCTGTTAAAGAAGGAACAAAAGTGTACGGAACGCCAATTTCAGAATTGATAAAAGTAGCTCCGGAACTTAAAAACCTAAAAGGAATTTCATTCGTTGAAGATCAGCAAAACACTGAAGGAACAACTTTAAAATTCAAGAATGATACTCCGGTAAAATTGGTAGTGGGTTATTTCAATTCTGATCAAAAAAGGTTTTTATTGCCTCCAAGTTTAGAAACAAATGCAGCCGGAAATGAAATGGGAGAAGCCGAGGTAATTTTGGCGAATGCCATGAATTTAAAAGAATTACCAAGGGTAAATATTCATACTTATACTTTTAAAGCGGGTGAAAACCAACTGAATTTAGGTAAAGGAAGAGTCCTGATTTTAGGATTCATTGATGCCAATCAAAAAATTGAACCTCGTGATGTGGGCTTTATAGATGCTGGCGAAAAAGAAGCAGTAGACTGGTTGTTTTACTAA
- a CDS encoding malectin domain-containing carbohydrate-binding protein, translated as MKRLIYILFFITTVSWAQTQERATSFRKEISLNAGWKTTMVDSHPEAKQDFAQDSNADANWKTVNVPHNWDQYEGFRQMKHGNLHGTAWYSKNLKIGKQQKGKKLFLFFEGVSSYATVWVNGKEVGQHKGGRTTFTLDITDAVKYSSNNKIVVKAAHPAFIADLPWVCGGCSGEWGFSEGSQPMGIFRPVTLVITNDVRIAPFGIHIWNDKTVSKEQAILHTTTEIQNYSSPNRTITVVNKLLDKNGKEVASAKSSVLFSKETKEIQQTLPEIKNPNLWSPESPYLYTLSTTILEKNKVLDKITTPYGIRWVSWPVDRPGNDKRFFINDQPVFINGTCEYEHQLGQSHAFSDTQIKARIEQIKAAGFNSFREAHQPHNLKYQELLDESGILFWSQFSAHIWYDTPEFKENFKTLLREWIKERRNNPSVVLWGLQNESTIPKEFAEECTKIIREMDPTASSQRKVTTCNGGEGTDWNVVQNWSGTYGGDPFNYAVEMSTQLLNGEYGAWRSHDLHSEGEFAQKGILSENRFSQLMEIKIREAESVKDKIAGQYNWLFASHENPGREQNGEGFRAIDQVGPVNYKGLFSIWGEPLDAYYMYRANYASNKTNPMVYIVSHTWPNRWEAPGVKNGIDVYSNCDEVELFNDVNNQSLGKLKNPGRGQHFQWNKVNIQYNVLYAVGYVNGKKVAQDYIVLNNLPEAPHLKSLSSKEEIVSSKANYNYIYRVNCGGPDFKDTDGNVWSADVHKTEANTWGSVSWTDDFKNLPAYFASQRSTSDLVDGTQNDALFQTFRYGMDKLKYEFPVPDGEYLVDLYFSEPWYGTGGGLDCKDWRVFDVAINDNVMLKDFDIWSEVGFSKAVKKTFTVRSKNGKLVIDFPKVSSGEGIISAIAIATKDKSVKAAAPSPKNILDVVTNASFEIASWLNLNSKQYLNSDVTFTQLPAALYAADYIQFSNENNVTGSFISKEEATVSVLVDSKIETTLPWLADYKKSEATAKNSNGDVFTIFEKEVKKGETVFFGNKGDGTPSFTIVVVPTSDLGKVKDDRPSLKFEAEDAKIKGGGTVKGNFKSSDYVEFAKNTPNSIEFEVNPGVANIYLMRFRYMNMNAEPIKVKLIIEDAYGILMRNDEIEFPAPTEKWKVLNTTSGGYINAGKYKIRIESDNMKGLRLESFEFQ; from the coding sequence ATGAAGAGATTAATTTATATACTATTTTTTATAACTACTGTTTCCTGGGCGCAAACTCAAGAAAGAGCAACTTCATTTCGTAAAGAGATTTCGTTGAATGCGGGTTGGAAAACCACTATGGTGGATTCTCATCCAGAAGCAAAACAGGATTTTGCGCAAGATTCAAATGCTGATGCCAACTGGAAAACGGTAAATGTTCCTCACAATTGGGATCAATATGAAGGCTTTCGCCAAATGAAACATGGTAACTTGCACGGAACGGCCTGGTATTCGAAAAATTTAAAAATTGGCAAACAACAAAAAGGGAAAAAACTGTTTCTGTTTTTTGAAGGAGTGAGCAGTTACGCTACGGTTTGGGTAAACGGAAAAGAAGTTGGTCAGCACAAAGGAGGTCGAACCACTTTTACGTTGGATATTACTGATGCAGTAAAATACAGTTCGAATAATAAAATTGTGGTCAAAGCAGCTCATCCTGCTTTTATTGCCGATTTACCTTGGGTTTGTGGTGGTTGTTCTGGCGAATGGGGATTTTCAGAAGGTTCACAACCGATGGGGATTTTTAGACCGGTAACCTTAGTCATTACAAATGATGTTCGAATAGCGCCTTTTGGAATTCACATTTGGAATGACAAAACGGTTTCTAAAGAACAGGCTATTTTACACACTACAACTGAAATTCAAAATTACAGCAGTCCGAATCGAACAATTACTGTTGTCAATAAACTTTTAGATAAAAATGGAAAAGAAGTAGCTTCGGCTAAGAGTTCTGTTTTGTTTTCGAAAGAGACTAAAGAAATTCAACAGACTTTGCCTGAAATCAAGAATCCTAATTTATGGTCGCCAGAAAGTCCGTATTTGTATACACTTTCGACTACTATTTTAGAAAAAAATAAAGTTTTAGATAAAATTACGACGCCTTATGGAATTCGTTGGGTTTCCTGGCCAGTGGATAGACCGGGCAATGACAAGCGATTTTTTATTAATGATCAACCCGTATTTATTAATGGAACTTGTGAATATGAACATCAATTAGGGCAAAGTCATGCTTTTTCGGATACCCAAATAAAAGCCAGAATTGAACAAATCAAAGCGGCTGGATTCAACTCTTTTAGAGAAGCACACCAACCGCACAATTTGAAATATCAGGAATTATTGGATGAAAGTGGTATTTTGTTTTGGAGTCAGTTTTCGGCGCATATTTGGTACGATACTCCGGAATTCAAAGAAAACTTCAAGACTTTATTGCGCGAATGGATTAAAGAACGTCGTAACAATCCATCAGTAGTTTTGTGGGGATTACAAAATGAAAGTACCATCCCAAAAGAATTTGCGGAAGAGTGTACAAAAATCATTCGTGAAATGGATCCAACTGCTTCTTCACAACGCAAGGTAACAACTTGTAATGGTGGTGAAGGAACCGACTGGAATGTGGTGCAAAACTGGTCCGGAACTTACGGAGGAGATCCCTTTAACTATGCTGTCGAAATGAGTACGCAATTATTGAACGGAGAATACGGTGCCTGGCGTTCACATGATTTGCACAGCGAAGGTGAATTTGCGCAAAAAGGAATTCTTAGTGAAAACCGTTTTTCGCAGTTAATGGAAATTAAAATCCGTGAAGCTGAATCGGTAAAAGATAAAATTGCAGGACAATACAACTGGTTATTTGCTTCGCATGAAAATCCGGGGCGTGAACAAAATGGCGAAGGATTCAGAGCTATCGATCAGGTGGGACCCGTTAATTACAAAGGGTTGTTTAGCATTTGGGGCGAGCCTTTGGATGCGTATTATATGTACCGCGCCAATTATGCATCGAATAAAACCAATCCAATGGTCTATATTGTTTCGCACACCTGGCCGAATCGTTGGGAAGCTCCTGGAGTTAAAAACGGAATTGATGTCTATTCGAATTGTGATGAGGTTGAATTGTTTAATGATGTCAACAATCAATCTTTAGGGAAATTGAAAAACCCAGGAAGAGGACAACATTTTCAATGGAATAAAGTCAATATTCAGTACAATGTGTTGTATGCTGTAGGTTATGTAAATGGTAAAAAAGTAGCTCAGGATTATATTGTTTTGAACAATTTGCCTGAAGCGCCTCATTTGAAATCTTTAAGTTCAAAAGAAGAAATCGTTTCTTCAAAAGCGAACTATAATTACATTTATCGTGTCAATTGTGGCGGTCCTGATTTCAAAGATACTGACGGAAATGTATGGTCAGCTGATGTTCATAAAACCGAAGCGAATACCTGGGGTTCCGTTTCCTGGACAGATGATTTTAAAAATTTACCTGCTTATTTTGCAAGTCAGCGATCTACTTCTGATTTAGTTGATGGGACTCAAAATGATGCTTTATTTCAAACTTTCCGTTACGGAATGGATAAATTAAAATATGAATTTCCTGTTCCTGATGGTGAATATTTAGTCGATTTGTATTTTTCTGAGCCTTGGTACGGGACTGGCGGCGGATTGGATTGCAAAGATTGGCGCGTATTTGATGTGGCAATTAATGATAATGTAATGCTTAAAGATTTTGATATTTGGAGTGAAGTTGGTTTTTCAAAAGCAGTGAAAAAAACGTTCACGGTGAGAAGTAAAAATGGTAAGTTAGTAATTGATTTTCCAAAAGTAAGTTCGGGAGAAGGAATTATCTCTGCGATTGCGATTGCTACCAAAGACAAATCAGTGAAAGCAGCTGCGCCTTCGCCAAAGAATATTTTGGATGTTGTAACTAATGCTTCATTTGAAATTGCATCTTGGTTAAATCTCAATTCGAAACAATATTTAAATTCTGATGTGACTTTTACACAATTACCAGCTGCGTTGTATGCTGCCGATTATATTCAATTTTCAAATGAAAATAATGTTACGGGTTCTTTTATTTCGAAAGAAGAAGCTACGGTTTCAGTTTTAGTAGATTCGAAAATAGAAACAACTTTGCCTTGGCTTGCTGATTATAAAAAATCAGAAGCAACTGCAAAAAACAGTAACGGAGATGTTTTTACTATTTTCGAAAAAGAAGTAAAAAAAGGAGAAACCGTATTTTTTGGTAACAAAGGCGATGGTACGCCATCATTTACTATTGTGGTTGTCCCAACTTCCGATTTGGGAAAAGTTAAAGACGACAGACCTTCGTTAAAATTCGAAGCAGAAGATGCTAAAATAAAAGGTGGGGGAACGGTAAAAGGAAATTTCAAGTCGAGTGATTATGTTGAATTTGCAAAAAACACACCAAATAGTATCGAATTTGAAGTGAATCCTGGTGTTGCTAATATATACCTGATGCGTTTTAGATACATGAATATGAATGCCGAACCGATAAAGGTGAAGTTGATTATCGAAGATGCTTACGGAATTTTGATGCGAAATGATGAAATTGAATTTCCGGCGCCTACAGAGAAATGGAAGGTTTTAAATACCACTTCGGGAGGTTATATCAATGCTGGAAAATATAAAATCAGAATTGAATCGGATAACATGAAAGGATTGCGTTTGGAATCTTTTGAGTTTCAATAA